The genomic interval GTCAGCAGAGCACCACCGGCCTGTTCGACATCACCATCGAAGGCGGCGAAACCTTCCCCGCGCTCGTCAAGACCGTGCAGATGGACAAGCGCCGCCGCACCCCCATCCACGTGGACTTCTACATGGTCACCTACGGTGAACCCGTCGAAGTCAGCGTGCCTGTGCACACCAAAGGCAAGAGCCAGGGTGAAGTCATGGGCGGCCTCGTGGACATCGTTGCCCACACCCTCACCGTCATCGCCCCCGGCCCCCGCCGCATCCCCCAGGAACTCGTCGTGGACGTCACCAAGCTCAACATCGGTGACCACATCAGCGCCGGCCAGGTCAAACTGCCCGAAGGCGTGAAACTCGCCGGTGACGCCGACCAGGTCGTCATCAGCGTCCTGCCGCCCCGCCTCAGCGACGGCGAAGCCGCCGCCGAGCAGCAGGCCGCCCAGGTCGCCGGCCTCGTCGCCGCAGGCGAACTCAGCGAGGAAGCCGCCGCCGCCGTGCTCGAAGGCGAAACCACCCTCGAAGAAGCCAAGAGCGAAGGCGAAGCCACCGACACCCAGGCCGCAGAGTAAACTCACCTGCTCCGCCGCGGCCCCTCCCCAGTGGAGGGGCCGCATGCTGCTGCCGGGGCGCTGAGCGCCGCACCCGGCGCTGGGACCAGCGTTCAGGGAAAAGCGGTGCTCGGCCTGAATCTGCGGTGGGTGCCCATGACACACCGCCCCTGTTGGGCTGGCCGGGCCACACGGACGCCCGGTCGCGGCAACGGGCGCCACGCTGCCGGTGCCGCCTCCCGCAGAGGTCGTCCCGGTGATATCCGGGCCCCCATGGTGTCTGGGGTGTCTGGTCCCGGCCCGGTGAACCCAGCGTGAGCCAGTGCCGGTTTCCGTGCCAAGCCCAGGGGTACGGGCCGCGCCGCCGCCCGCAGGGAGTGAACGCCCTCGGGCTGTTTCTGACCTTACCGGGTGACGTTGCGCCCTCACTTCGTGAACGCTCTATAGAGTAAGGCCGCGTGTACTCGGCGCGGCCCGGTTGAAGCCCTGTGGCAGTTCAGGGCCGCGTCCACGCCCGGTTCATGCTGCCGGGGCGACAGTCTGATCAGGAGAGGCACTCCCAGAGCGCGCCTTCAGGCCTGCAGAGGTGGCTGTCTCAGGTCTGCGGGCGTGGCAGCGGCACGTGAAGCTCATTCGATGAGCCGCGCAGGCACGCGGCCCGCTGGGGTTGCGGGCGGGCGCCACATGTCCGGGCCTGCTCGATGAAGGTGGGCAGGTGTCCGCCAGTGCGCGCCAGGAGCGCCTGGAAGTCCGGAACAAGCGTGGCATAGGCAGCGACTGCGCCCAGAGACGCATTGTTCACGCCGCGCTG from Deinococcus taeanensis carries:
- a CDS encoding 50S ribosomal protein L25/general stress protein Ctc — encoded protein: MELNATPRKSQEKLAEGLIPAVAYNKEKNVSFTIDRKVFDRAFRQQSTTGLFDITIEGGETFPALVKTVQMDKRRRTPIHVDFYMVTYGEPVEVSVPVHTKGKSQGEVMGGLVDIVAHTLTVIAPGPRRIPQELVVDVTKLNIGDHISAGQVKLPEGVKLAGDADQVVISVLPPRLSDGEAAAEQQAAQVAGLVAAGELSEEAAAAVLEGETTLEEAKSEGEATDTQAAE